A window of Natrinema versiforme contains these coding sequences:
- the trpA gene encoding tryptophan synthase subunit alpha produces the protein MSEYDSDIEAAIREDHPALITYITAGDPSLEDTKAYVEALDRGGSDLIELGLPFSEPIAEGQTIQAAINRALAAGTTPEGFFELVDDLETEAPLLVMTYYNMILQYGVSEAPRASDSDAASPRNEPDVRPFVERAAEAGLSGIIVPDLPAEEAEPLRAACDDHGLDLVFIIAPTTEGERLETIMSHVSGFAYVQARLGTTGARANVSGATHDSLARLSEYDVPKAVGFGVSEGDHAAEIIEAGADGVIVGSALVEIIADADTPEAAVDRLEAKARELKRGARRGADSITVDPEDTPEPEQP, from the coding sequence GTGAGCGAGTACGACAGCGACATCGAGGCCGCGATTCGGGAGGACCATCCCGCGCTGATCACCTACATCACGGCGGGCGATCCCTCACTCGAGGACACCAAGGCATACGTCGAGGCTCTCGACCGCGGCGGCTCGGACCTGATCGAACTCGGACTTCCCTTTTCGGAACCGATCGCGGAGGGCCAGACGATTCAGGCCGCGATCAACCGCGCGCTCGCGGCCGGGACGACCCCCGAGGGCTTCTTCGAGTTGGTCGACGACCTCGAGACCGAGGCACCGCTGCTGGTGATGACGTACTACAATATGATCCTCCAGTATGGGGTGAGCGAGGCGCCGCGCGCCTCGGATAGTGACGCGGCTTCGCCGCGGAACGAACCCGACGTGAGGCCCTTCGTCGAACGGGCTGCGGAGGCCGGCCTCTCGGGTATCATCGTCCCCGACCTCCCCGCCGAGGAGGCCGAGCCGCTGCGGGCGGCCTGTGACGACCACGGGCTCGATCTCGTCTTCATCATCGCGCCGACGACCGAGGGCGAGCGCCTCGAGACCATCATGTCCCACGTCTCGGGCTTTGCCTACGTGCAGGCCCGCCTCGGGACGACGGGCGCGCGTGCGAACGTCTCGGGTGCGACCCACGACAGCCTCGCGCGGCTGTCCGAGTACGATGTGCCCAAGGCCGTCGGCTTCGGCGTCAGCGAGGGCGACCACGCCGCCGAAATCATCGAGGCGGGTGCCGACGGCGTCATCGTCGGCAGCGCGCTCGTCGAGATAATCGCCGACGCCGACACGCCCGAGGCGGCGGTCGACCGCCTCGAGGCCAAAGCCCGCGAACTCAAGCGAGGCGCACGCCGCGGCGCGGACTCTATCACGGTCGACCCCGAAGATACACCGGAACCAGAACAGCCATAA
- a CDS encoding 2-amino-3,7-dideoxy-D-threo-hept-6-ulosonate synthase has translation MTTGIDARLERIGTDGSYVIVPMDHGITMGAVQGLKDIESTIDGVTSGGADAVLTQKGIAPRVHENKNDKGYIVHLNGSTTIGPDEEDKRLTGTVEEAIRVGADAVSFHINVGSNHEPDQISQLSEVTETAKRFGIPVLAMAYARGPGVDSADPEALGHAVRLAEELGADIVKTGYSGDAESFQHVVESTRLPVVIAGGSRGTDRETIDMVRGVMDAGGAGISMGRSIFQHENPEAIARAVAGVVHDDLSTDEALAEAGLALEA, from the coding sequence ATGACTACAGGAATCGACGCACGACTCGAACGAATCGGGACAGACGGATCGTACGTGATCGTCCCAATGGACCACGGCATCACGATGGGTGCCGTTCAGGGACTGAAAGATATCGAATCGACGATCGACGGCGTGACCAGCGGCGGTGCGGACGCGGTCCTCACGCAGAAGGGAATCGCGCCCCGCGTCCACGAGAACAAGAACGACAAAGGCTACATCGTCCACCTCAACGGCTCGACCACGATCGGGCCGGACGAGGAGGACAAGCGGCTGACCGGGACCGTCGAGGAAGCTATCCGGGTCGGTGCCGACGCCGTCTCCTTCCACATCAACGTCGGCTCGAACCACGAACCGGACCAGATCAGTCAGCTCTCGGAGGTCACCGAAACGGCGAAGCGCTTTGGCATTCCGGTGCTCGCGATGGCCTACGCCCGCGGCCCCGGCGTCGATTCCGCGGATCCCGAAGCGCTCGGTCACGCGGTTCGACTCGCCGAGGAACTCGGCGCTGACATCGTCAAGACCGGGTACAGCGGCGACGCCGAGAGCTTCCAGCACGTCGTCGAATCGACCCGACTGCCGGTCGTCATCGCCGGCGGCTCGCGGGGCACCGACCGCGAGACGATCGATATGGTCCGCGGCGTGATGGACGCCGGCGGTGCCGGGATCTCCATGGGTCGCTCGATCTTCCAGCACGAGAACCCAGAGGCCATCGCGCGAGCGGTCGCCGGCGTCGTCCACGACGACCTTTCGACCGACGAGGCGCTGGCCGAAGCGGGGCTGGCGCTCGAGGCCTAA
- a CDS encoding SprT-like domain-containing protein, which translates to MTDGEELTLADEIVARARIHAREVVDEHELAIDLASLEWDVSARARRRAGLCRWHADREVATIVLARRAYERYDWPDFAGIVRHELVHAWEFQQFGESGHGDRFRERAAALEAPRYCEAFARPRYVLRCLAADCDWRAKRHRASKPVKSPDQYRCGGCGGSYEVEHTESGRTWTTASGYGGAKAALGEDW; encoded by the coding sequence GTGACCGACGGCGAGGAACTAACGCTCGCGGACGAAATCGTCGCCCGGGCGCGGATTCACGCCCGCGAGGTCGTCGATGAGCACGAACTGGCGATCGATCTCGCATCCCTCGAGTGGGACGTCTCGGCGCGAGCGCGCCGTCGCGCGGGCCTCTGTCGCTGGCACGCCGACCGCGAGGTGGCGACGATCGTGCTCGCGCGGCGGGCCTACGAACGGTACGACTGGCCCGACTTCGCGGGGATCGTCCGCCACGAGCTCGTCCACGCGTGGGAGTTCCAGCAGTTCGGCGAGTCCGGCCACGGCGACCGGTTTCGCGAGCGGGCCGCGGCGCTCGAGGCCCCGCGTTACTGCGAGGCGTTCGCGCGGCCGCGGTACGTCCTCCGGTGTCTCGCGGCCGACTGCGACTGGCGGGCAAAGCGCCACCGCGCGTCGAAACCGGTGAAGTCGCCGGACCAGTACCGGTGTGGGGGCTGTGGCGGTTCCTACGAGGTCGAGCATACGGAAAGCGGCCGAACGTGGACGACCGCGAGCGGCTACGGCGGCGCGAAGGCGGCGCTCGGAGAGGACTGGTAG
- a CDS encoding HAD family hydrolase produces MAAYDAICFDLDSTLCEPTQDAATLLESAFERAGCEQFCTPAELRAAVPHLPTAETDREFYEHLFTEVAQRAGVAPDIAPTLAAEYLAVQDPTAVRFRPGAKAALEHARDRSRVGLITNGGRKTQTQKLRALGIEDAFDVRVFTEPSAGILPKPNAAPFERALGELEVAPDAAIHVGDSLHADIAGANAMGIDSAWLDTGRDDGPSEHVPTYELASLEAFETIV; encoded by the coding sequence ATGGCCGCCTACGACGCGATCTGTTTCGATCTCGATAGCACGCTCTGCGAGCCGACTCAGGACGCCGCGACCCTGCTCGAGTCCGCCTTCGAACGCGCCGGCTGCGAGCAGTTCTGTACCCCCGCGGAACTGCGGGCCGCCGTGCCTCACCTGCCGACCGCCGAGACCGATCGCGAGTTCTACGAGCACCTCTTTACCGAAGTCGCACAGCGAGCCGGCGTCGCCCCCGATATCGCGCCGACGCTCGCAGCCGAGTACCTCGCGGTGCAGGACCCGACCGCCGTCAGATTTCGACCCGGCGCGAAAGCGGCGCTCGAGCACGCTCGCGACCGAAGTCGGGTCGGGCTCATCACCAACGGCGGTCGGAAAACACAGACACAGAAACTCCGGGCGCTGGGCATCGAGGACGCCTTCGACGTGCGGGTGTTTACTGAGCCGAGCGCGGGGATCCTGCCGAAACCGAACGCGGCACCCTTCGAACGCGCGCTCGGTGAACTCGAGGTCGCGCCGGACGCGGCGATTCACGTCGGGGACTCGCTCCACGCCGACATCGCGGGCGCCAACGCGATGGGGATCGATTCGGCGTGGCTCGATACCGGGCGCGACGACGGGCCCAGCGAGCACGTGCCGACCTACGAACTCGCGTCGCTCGAGGCGTTCGAAACGATCGTCTAA
- a CDS encoding DUF6293 family protein yields the protein MEVVKRVHVVPLGYEFDRILEPIRTQRADLVYLLEDDSAGNGETDGEQDGEGGHGERNATAAADYHDELREELESIVPEVRTRACDLTDVYAVLGDVTTIADIHAEDQVYVNVSGAGTIPAIGATIACMDVSTDAHAYYVEPSEYTHDGTAEPGSFGLDEMEEVPTYPIESPTREQVAIMEFLADPAAWDGFHDDRTAPPKKKDLIEYAREQELAFMADRRSPDEHSGEDKGAFRVLDTHVLEPLAEDGYVTIESVGRRRVVELTERGENAYRAFRHKLMDEAGETR from the coding sequence ATGGAGGTCGTCAAGCGAGTTCACGTCGTGCCGTTGGGCTACGAGTTCGATCGGATCCTCGAGCCGATCCGGACCCAGCGGGCGGATCTGGTCTACCTGCTCGAGGACGACAGCGCAGGCAATGGGGAGACCGACGGCGAACAGGACGGGGAGGGTGGACACGGGGAGCGAAACGCGACCGCGGCCGCCGACTATCACGACGAGTTACGCGAGGAACTCGAGTCGATCGTCCCCGAGGTGCGGACCAGAGCGTGCGATCTGACGGACGTGTACGCCGTCCTCGGCGACGTGACGACGATCGCCGATATCCACGCCGAGGATCAGGTGTACGTCAACGTCTCCGGGGCCGGCACGATTCCGGCGATCGGGGCGACGATCGCGTGTATGGACGTCTCAACGGACGCCCACGCCTACTACGTCGAGCCGTCGGAGTACACCCACGACGGGACGGCCGAACCCGGCTCGTTCGGCCTCGACGAGATGGAAGAGGTGCCGACCTATCCCATCGAGTCGCCGACGCGCGAGCAGGTCGCGATCATGGAGTTCCTCGCCGATCCAGCCGCGTGGGATGGCTTTCACGACGACCGGACGGCACCGCCGAAAAAGAAGGACCTCATCGAGTACGCTCGAGAGCAGGAACTCGCCTTCATGGCCGATCGACGGTCGCCGGACGAGCACTCCGGCGAGGACAAGGGCGCGTTTCGGGTGCTCGACACCCACGTCCTCGAGCCGCTCGCCGAGGACGGCTACGTGACGATCGAGTCGGTCGGCCGCCGGCGCGTCGTCGAGTTGACCGAACGGGGCGAAAACGCCTACCGGGCGTTCCGACACAAGCTCATGGACGAGGCCGGCGAGACGCGATAG
- a CDS encoding 3-dehydroquinate synthase II — MTRAVWVKADDTVGDWDDRRERITAALEAGADWVLVDEDDVSRARELGDINVAAFRTDGDVTLVDDIDDAEADGASDDAESDAQADAIVVGKAGEGDATIDLPEDFSGSADLSTLRRNGDFERGAYVRILGKEYERFAETAAEEADHTIVVGEDWTIIPLENLIARIGDETDLVAGVTSAEEAKTAFETLEIGSDAVLLDSGDPDEIRKTVEMRDQAARERLELEYAEVLDIERAGSADRVCVDTGSLLEHDEGMLVGSMARGLVFVHAETAESPYVASRPFRVNAGAVHAYVRTPDGGTKYLSELQSGDEVQVVDTDGNTREAIVGRVKIEQRPMFRIALETEDGDRVETLLQNAETIKVAAEEGRKAVTDLEAGDEILLYSENTARHFGEPVEESIIEK; from the coding sequence ATGACGCGAGCTGTCTGGGTAAAAGCCGACGATACAGTCGGTGACTGGGACGACCGCCGGGAGCGGATCACCGCCGCACTCGAGGCGGGTGCAGACTGGGTACTGGTCGACGAGGACGACGTTTCCCGCGCTCGGGAACTCGGCGATATCAACGTCGCCGCGTTCCGGACCGACGGGGACGTAACGCTCGTCGACGACATCGACGACGCCGAGGCCGACGGCGCGAGCGACGACGCGGAGTCGGACGCGCAGGCAGACGCGATCGTCGTCGGGAAAGCGGGCGAGGGCGACGCCACGATCGACCTGCCCGAGGACTTCTCGGGGTCGGCAGACCTCTCGACGCTGCGCCGGAACGGCGACTTTGAGCGCGGCGCGTACGTCCGCATCCTCGGCAAGGAGTACGAGCGCTTCGCCGAGACCGCCGCCGAGGAAGCCGACCACACGATCGTCGTCGGCGAGGACTGGACGATCATCCCCCTCGAAAACCTGATCGCCCGCATCGGCGACGAGACCGACCTCGTCGCGGGCGTCACCAGCGCCGAGGAAGCCAAGACGGCCTTCGAAACCCTCGAGATCGGGTCCGACGCCGTCCTGCTCGACTCCGGCGATCCGGACGAGATCCGCAAGACCGTCGAGATGCGCGACCAGGCCGCACGCGAGCGCCTCGAGCTGGAGTACGCCGAAGTGCTCGACATCGAGCGCGCCGGCAGCGCCGACCGGGTCTGTGTCGACACCGGTAGCCTCCTCGAGCACGATGAGGGAATGCTCGTCGGGTCGATGGCCCGCGGACTGGTCTTCGTCCACGCCGAGACCGCCGAGTCGCCCTACGTCGCCTCGCGGCCCTTTAGAGTCAATGCGGGCGCGGTCCACGCCTACGTCCGGACCCCCGACGGCGGCACGAAGTACCTCTCGGAACTCCAGAGCGGCGACGAAGTGCAGGTCGTCGACACCGACGGCAACACCCGCGAGGCCATCGTCGGCCGGGTCAAGATCGAACAGCGGCCGATGTTCCGGATCGCCCTCGAGACCGAGGACGGCGACCGCGTCGAGACGCTGCTCCAGAACGCCGAGACGATCAAGGTCGCCGCAGAAGAGGGCCGCAAGGCCGTGACGGACCTCGAGGCCGGCGACGAGATCCTGCTGTATTCTGAGAACACGGCCCGCCACTTCGGCGAACCCGTCGAAGAGAGCATCATCGAGAAGTAG
- a CDS encoding zinc ribbon domain-containing protein has translation MTWLRALLAAGLSVIMPGAGHVLIRDWLRAAAFAALFVSASALFLPIDQLTAAGPVTSVDDITAYADIMAAETSAITQFLLSFIALFAAIDATFRALGHSSVGADTAEGPTCPECGKEIDADLEFCHWCTTRLEPVDPEAETNDL, from the coding sequence ATGACATGGCTCCGTGCGCTTCTCGCCGCCGGTCTCTCCGTGATCATGCCCGGCGCGGGTCACGTTCTCATCCGGGACTGGCTCCGCGCCGCCGCGTTCGCGGCTCTTTTCGTGTCGGCGAGCGCCCTCTTTCTTCCGATCGACCAGCTGACGGCCGCCGGACCGGTAACGAGCGTCGATGATATCACCGCATACGCGGATATCATGGCCGCGGAGACCAGTGCGATCACACAGTTCCTCCTCTCGTTTATCGCCCTGTTCGCCGCGATCGACGCGACGTTCCGCGCGCTCGGCCACTCCTCGGTCGGAGCCGACACCGCGGAGGGGCCGACCTGTCCCGAGTGCGGTAAAGAAATCGACGCGGACCTCGAGTTCTGTCACTGGTGTACGACGCGCCTCGAGCCAGTCGATCCCGAGGCGGAGACGAACGATCTCTGA
- a CDS encoding type I 3-dehydroquinate dehydratase, with protein MGLTFDSFVLTAATATLADEPAAREHADAIEFRMDLADEPLAALEAYDGELPIIATNRADWEGGDAAEDGRLEALAAATAFEAVAAIDVELESILEGDAEDVLETARDRDVSIIASAHDFDGTPARKEMVRTLTEAGKYADVAKLAVTAQSTADTLALLSATEQLTAHGDAVATMAMGEVGSHTRAVAPVYGSKIGYAPVDPSEATAPGQYDLETLAELVARLD; from the coding sequence ATGGGTTTGACTTTCGACTCGTTCGTGCTCACGGCCGCGACGGCGACGCTCGCCGACGAACCCGCGGCCCGCGAGCACGCTGACGCGATCGAATTCCGAATGGACCTGGCCGACGAACCGCTGGCCGCGCTCGAGGCCTACGACGGCGAGTTGCCGATCATCGCGACGAATCGCGCCGACTGGGAGGGCGGAGACGCAGCCGAGGACGGCCGACTCGAGGCACTGGCGGCGGCGACCGCGTTCGAGGCCGTCGCGGCCATCGACGTCGAACTCGAGTCGATCCTCGAGGGGGACGCCGAGGACGTCCTCGAGACGGCTCGCGATCGCGACGTGTCGATCATCGCGTCGGCCCACGACTTCGACGGAACACCGGCTCGCAAAGAGATGGTTCGAACGCTGACCGAGGCGGGCAAGTACGCCGACGTGGCGAAACTGGCGGTGACCGCCCAGTCGACGGCGGACACGCTCGCGCTCCTGTCCGCGACCGAGCAGCTGACCGCCCACGGCGACGCGGTCGCCACGATGGCGATGGGCGAAGTCGGCAGCCACACGCGCGCGGTGGCTCCGGTCTACGGCTCGAAGATCGGCTACGCGCCCGTGGACCCGTCGGAGGCGACCGCGCCGGGCCAGTACGACCTCGAGACGCTCGCCGAACTGGTCGCACGACTCGACTGA
- a CDS encoding transcription initiation factor IIB family protein gives MTNAPSNTRVRRSEPETNEQETESEEQQDLVCPECAGNLVVDDEHGETVCEDCGLVVEEDSVDRGPEWRAFDAAEKNEKSRVGAPTTNTMHDKGLSTNIDWRNKDAYGNSLGSRQREKMQRLRKWNERFRTRDSKERNLKQALGEIDRMASALGLPTNVRETASVIYRRALDEDLLPGRSIEGVSTACVYAAARQAGVPRSLDEIADVSRVEKNEIARTYRYVVRELGLEVQPADPESYVPRFASGLELSDEAEHRARSLLQNAKEKGVHSGKSPVGLAAAAVYAAALLTNEKTTQAAVSDVADISEVTIRNRYHELLEAEETIGMA, from the coding sequence ATGACTAACGCACCATCGAACACGAGAGTACGACGTAGCGAACCCGAAACCAACGAACAGGAGACCGAGAGCGAGGAGCAGCAGGATCTGGTCTGTCCCGAGTGTGCCGGCAACCTCGTCGTCGACGACGAGCACGGCGAGACCGTCTGCGAGGACTGCGGACTGGTCGTCGAGGAAGACTCCGTCGACCGCGGCCCCGAGTGGCGGGCCTTCGACGCCGCCGAGAAGAACGAGAAGTCCCGCGTGGGCGCACCCACGACGAACACGATGCACGACAAGGGGCTCTCGACGAACATCGACTGGCGAAATAAGGACGCCTACGGCAACTCGCTCGGCTCCCGCCAGCGCGAGAAGATGCAGCGCCTGCGCAAGTGGAACGAGCGCTTCCGCACCCGCGACTCCAAGGAGCGCAACCTGAAACAGGCACTCGGCGAGATCGACCGGATGGCGAGCGCGCTGGGCCTCCCGACGAACGTCCGCGAGACCGCGTCGGTCATCTACCGCCGCGCGCTCGACGAGGACCTGCTGCCGGGCCGCTCCATCGAGGGCGTCTCGACGGCCTGTGTCTACGCCGCCGCCCGACAGGCCGGCGTCCCCCGGAGCCTCGACGAGATCGCCGACGTCTCCCGCGTCGAGAAAAACGAGATCGCGCGCACCTACCGCTACGTGGTCCGCGAACTGGGCCTCGAGGTCCAGCCGGCCGACCCCGAGAGCTACGTCCCTCGCTTTGCCTCGGGACTCGAACTCTCAGACGAGGCCGAACACCGCGCGCGGAGCCTGCTCCAGAACGCCAAGGAGAAGGGCGTCCACAGCGGCAAGTCGCCGGTCGGCCTCGCGGCCGCCGCGGTCTACGCCGCCGCGCTCCTGACCAACGAGAAGACCACGCAGGCCGCCGTCAGCGACGTCGCCGACATCTCCGAAGTGACGATTCGGAACCGCTATCACGAACTCCTCGAGGCCGAGGAGACCATCGGGATGGCCTAA
- the yjjX gene encoding inosine/xanthosine triphosphatase — protein MELAVGSTNPVKVDAVERTLERYEPTVTAVDVDSGVSEQPRSLEETVSGAENRARRALAATDADYGVGLEGGVARLGATPGLSLIMWGAVTDGDRLERGGGPTLRLPDRVAERVSDGAELGPVMDDVLGTENVAEAEGAAGALTDGLTNRTRALGEAVASSFGPFVTAYYDTDA, from the coding sequence ATGGAACTCGCAGTCGGCAGCACGAACCCGGTCAAGGTCGACGCGGTCGAACGCACGCTCGAGCGATACGAGCCGACCGTGACCGCCGTCGACGTCGACTCCGGGGTGAGCGAACAGCCACGGTCGCTCGAGGAGACCGTTTCCGGTGCCGAGAACCGCGCCCGACGCGCGCTCGCGGCGACCGACGCCGACTACGGCGTCGGCCTCGAGGGCGGGGTCGCTCGGCTTGGAGCGACACCGGGCCTGTCCCTAATCATGTGGGGAGCCGTCACCGACGGCGACCGACTCGAGCGAGGTGGCGGGCCGACGCTTCGGCTTCCCGACCGGGTCGCCGAGCGGGTCTCGGACGGCGCGGAACTGGGACCGGTCATGGACGACGTGCTCGGAACGGAGAACGTCGCCGAAGCGGAGGGGGCCGCGGGTGCGCTCACCGACGGGCTGACCAACCGGACGCGAGCGTTAGGCGAGGCGGTTGCGTCTTCGTTCGGACCGTTCGTAACAGCGTATTACGACACCGACGCGTGA
- a CDS encoding HAD family hydrolase, with product MTAVLFDMDGVILEGPRTHPQVYANAADAALAELEVDPTATQRRDFRDHDHERIQRHCQDLGIDLAEFWDRKEAHASSGTHDRLRSGERGTYDDIDAIHDLGERTTIGLVTNNRHETAEFVADYYEFDFDVVRGRDPTVEGYERRKPDPSYIEEALEAVGITSGIYVGDSEKDVTAGRTAGLETAFLRRSHNRDRSVDATHELESLTDLLSLVDSS from the coding sequence ATGACGGCAGTACTGTTCGATATGGACGGCGTCATCCTCGAGGGACCGCGAACGCATCCGCAGGTCTACGCCAACGCCGCCGACGCGGCGCTTGCCGAACTGGAGGTCGACCCGACGGCAACACAGCGGCGCGATTTCAGGGATCACGACCACGAACGGATCCAGAGACACTGTCAGGACCTCGGGATCGACCTCGCGGAGTTCTGGGATCGAAAGGAAGCACACGCCTCAAGCGGAACCCACGACCGCCTTCGATCGGGTGAGCGCGGCACCTACGACGATATCGACGCGATTCACGACCTCGGGGAGCGGACGACGATTGGACTCGTCACCAACAACCGCCACGAGACCGCCGAATTCGTCGCCGACTACTACGAGTTCGATTTCGATGTCGTCCGCGGCCGTGACCCGACGGTCGAGGGCTACGAGCGACGCAAGCCCGATCCCTCCTACATCGAGGAGGCACTCGAGGCCGTCGGCATCACGAGCGGCATCTACGTCGGTGATTCGGAAAAAGACGTGACCGCCGGGCGCACGGCCGGCCTCGAGACCGCGTTCCTCCGGCGGTCTCACAACCGCGATCGGTCGGTGGACGCGACCCACGAACTCGAGTCGCTGACCGACTTGCTGTCGCTGGTCGACTCGTCGTAA
- a CDS encoding ArsR family transcriptional regulator, translating to MTAPDGVDDEKRATLRRFAALGAASPLVGRSDSAAADTGESDARDAIAGYLSTTPGAHFSKIRDDLQLGTGETQHHLRRLEELEAIERYRDGDYKRFVTAGRFDEFEKRALGYLRRETPRGMLIELLLNSDATAGDLATALEVSPPTVSKYAGELEEAGLLSRDDGYAVERPETVLVLVVRHADSFGDRARTLARDADQFLEYQA from the coding sequence ATGACAGCACCCGATGGGGTCGACGATGAAAAACGAGCGACCCTGCGCCGATTTGCCGCCCTCGGTGCCGCCTCCCCGCTGGTTGGACGCTCCGATTCAGCGGCGGCTGACACGGGTGAAAGCGACGCGCGCGACGCTATCGCGGGCTATCTCTCCACGACGCCCGGCGCGCACTTCTCGAAGATCCGCGATGACTTACAACTCGGGACCGGCGAAACCCAACACCACCTCCGCCGGCTCGAGGAACTCGAGGCCATCGAGCGCTACCGCGACGGCGACTACAAGCGGTTCGTCACGGCCGGCCGGTTCGACGAGTTCGAGAAACGGGCGCTCGGCTACCTCCGCCGGGAGACCCCGCGCGGCATGCTGATCGAACTCCTCCTGAACTCGGACGCCACCGCCGGCGACCTCGCGACGGCCCTCGAGGTCTCCCCGCCGACGGTGAGCAAGTACGCCGGCGAACTCGAGGAGGCCGGACTGCTCTCCCGGGACGACGGCTACGCCGTCGAACGACCCGAGACGGTGCTCGTACTGGTCGTCCGCCACGCGGACTCCTTCGGCGATCGCGCGCGGACGCTCGCTCGAGACGCGGATCAGTTCCTCGAGTATCAGGCCTGA
- a CDS encoding SPFH domain-containing protein gives MVLQLFPMQATGAAVLLVGAIVLVLVIAALLSAIEIVDAYEKRALTVFGEYRKLLEPGINFVPPFVSNTYAFDMRTQTLDVPRQEAITRDNSPVTADAVVYIKVMDAKKAFLQVDDYKKAVSNLAQTTLRAVLGDMELDDTLNKRQEINARIRQELDEPTDEWGIRVESVEVREVNPSKDVQRAMEQQTSAERKRRAMILEAQGERRSAVEKAEGDKQSEIIRAQGEKQSQILEAQGDSISTVLRARSAESMGERAIIDKGMETLGDIGQGESTTFVMPQELTSLVGRYGKHLSGSDVEGNGTDLESREFDDETRELIGLDDIAEIIGEIDQEADMDVEAMEQEAQAIKEGKDPADISDPDEVIEEMDQDFQGQTDGGTEMAADEDDEPSSSD, from the coding sequence ATGGTGCTACAACTGTTCCCGATGCAAGCCACCGGCGCAGCCGTGTTGCTCGTCGGTGCCATCGTCCTCGTCCTCGTGATCGCCGCACTGCTGAGCGCGATCGAGATCGTCGACGCCTACGAGAAACGCGCCCTGACCGTCTTCGGCGAGTACCGCAAACTGCTCGAGCCGGGGATCAACTTCGTCCCCCCGTTCGTCTCGAACACGTACGCGTTCGATATGCGTACCCAGACGCTCGACGTGCCCCGTCAGGAAGCGATCACCCGCGACAACTCGCCGGTGACCGCCGACGCCGTCGTCTACATCAAGGTGATGGACGCCAAGAAGGCGTTCCTGCAGGTCGACGACTACAAGAAGGCCGTCTCGAACCTCGCCCAGACCACCCTGCGCGCCGTGCTGGGCGACATGGAACTGGACGACACGCTGAACAAACGCCAAGAGATCAACGCCCGCATCCGCCAGGAACTCGACGAACCCACCGACGAGTGGGGCATTCGAGTGGAGTCGGTCGAGGTCCGCGAGGTCAACCCCTCGAAGGACGTCCAGCGCGCGATGGAGCAACAGACCTCCGCCGAGCGGAAACGCCGCGCCATGATTCTCGAGGCACAGGGTGAACGCCGCAGTGCCGTCGAGAAGGCGGAAGGTGACAAACAGAGCGAGATCATCCGCGCACAGGGTGAGAAACAGAGCCAGATCCTCGAGGCCCAGGGTGACTCGATCTCGACCGTGCTGCGTGCACGGTCCGCCGAATCGATGGGCGAGCGCGCCATCATCGACAAGGGAATGGAGACGCTCGGCGACATCGGGCAGGGCGAGTCGACGACGTTCGTCATGCCCCAGGAACTCACCTCGCTGGTCGGCCGCTACGGCAAGCACCTCTCGGGCAGCGACGTCGAGGGGAACGGCACGGACCTCGAGAGCCGCGAATTCGACGACGAGACCCGCGAACTGATCGGGCTAGACGATATCGCCGAGATCATCGGCGAGATCGATCAGGAAGCGGACATGGACGTCGAAGCGATGGAACAGGAGGCCCAAGCGATCAAGGAAGGCAAGGATCCGGCGGATATCTCGGATCCGGACGAGGTCATCGAGGAGATGGACCAAGACTTCCAAGGCCAGACCGACGGCGGCACTGAGATGGCAGCCGACGAGGACGACGAGCCCTCCTCGAGCGACTGA